The region CTGAAAACGCCAACATCTGCGTCTCCTAGTTTACAAAATAGACGGTCAGCTATTTTCTTAGCGAGATTTGGTGTTGCGTTACCAGCAAAAAGTTTAATGTCAGGCACTGTATCAACCTCAGGCGTATGCTTCATTTAATGGCTGGGACATATAGACTGCCCCAGAAGTGTCCTTTAAAGCTGCGCTAAACGCAGCTCTAAAGGTGATATGTTTGTCCCTTTAGTAACAAAGCCCGCCATGCTGTTTGGCAATTTAGCCAAGGCATCTAGTGCTTGTTGCTGAAGCTCGAATTCCCCGAAAACACAAGCACCTGTTCCCGTCATTCTAGACGGCGCATATTCTATCAGCCAGTCCAATGCTTTGGCAACTTGAGGGTATCTTTTTACGACAAGTTCTTGGCAGTCATTTTGCCATTTACTACTCATTAATGTATTGAGATCCAATTTAGGAGTATTACGCGGCAGATCAGGATCTTGAAATATCGAAGCTGTAGAGACATGGACATCGGGTGTCAAAATTAGATACCAATATTCTTGTGGTGAAACGGGAGTAAACTCTTCCCCTACACCTTCTGCAAAAGCGGATAAACCTTTAACAAAAACAGGGACATCAGCACCAAGTTTTAATCCTATTTGAGCCAGTTCTTCTCGGCTTAATTGCGTTTTCCATAATGCATTTAAGGCAACTAAACAGGTAGCAGCATCTGATGAACCTCCGCCTATTCCTCCCCCCATTGGAAGGCATTTATTAAGCCATATTTCAGCACCTTTTTGTGTTCCTGATGTTTCTTTGAGCAATTTTGCGGCACGCAGAATTAAGTTATCTGTATCGGCGACAACATCATTAATATGTGAATGGAGCGTTAATGTTGAGTTCTCTGTGATTTTAAAATCCAATACATCGCCATATTCAACAAATTGAAACAGAGTTTGAAGTTCGTGATAGCCGTCTTCACGCCTATGATTGACGTGTAAAAAAAGGTTTAATTTAGCAGGTGCAGGCCAGCCGAGTGATATGTCATTGCTCATTTAGAGATCTTCTGGTTATATGCAGGTGCTGCCTTGGCCGCTAGCGCTTGCCAATGGTTGATCTGTATCTTAAGTTTAAGCTGGCTTTTTGTCAGTTGTAATAATTTTGGTAATTGGGCGCCACTTTGTTTTTGCCAACTTTTGAATGTGACTTGCCATGGCGGTGAATCACTTAAAGAAAGGAGTACGTTGGGTCTTAATTGTTCATCTTGGCTGATGATTTTATCATTGTTATCCGCTTGGCCGGTTATCCATAGAGGCAAAGAATCGACTGGAATAGACCAACCAGTGATTTCAGTTAGCAACTTTTGGGCATCGTTATGCTCATAGACCTTACCATCAACCTCTAATTTTGCTATACCTTGTCTTGTCGTTAAAGACAGCACCGTGGTACCCAACATGGTGGTGAGTTTTAATTCATTGCTGTCTGGTGTATGTAGCCAATAGAGATTAGCACTTACTTTGCTATCGGGAGTGTTAACGGCAAGTTTACCTTGCATTTCCCAAGATGGTGCTTGTGATACATGATTAACCTGTATGGGAATGAGGTTATCGGGGATTTTTGTCGCACAAGCTGAAAGTAAAGATGCGCACAATATGATCCCGAAAAGCTTGATTTTTGTGAAGTAGCTCAAATTATTCATCTATTGCTGCTAGTAGATAGTTTCCTATGATACGAGGGCCTGATGAGATTACAATCTAAATCAATAAATTTACTCAATTCCTTGCTGTATCAAGTTTATGAGTCTTTTTGTAAAAGCTTTTATCGCCGTTTAAAGGGGTCTTAATTGTAAAAATGGATAAGAATTGAGATTATTATTCGGTTTTGTTACGCATATTCTGTTTTTAGTGAGTTCAATTCAGTAGAATGGATCATAAATGAGATGCCTAGAGACTAAAACGAGTCAAATGAGCCTTGTAGCAATTGGTATTAATCATAAAACAGCCACGATTGATTTACGTGAAAAGGTTGCTTTTTCTCCTGATGAAATTCATGAAGCAATGAAGAGTCTGGCGAAATGCACCAGGACTGGTGAAGCTGTGATCATATCAACCTGTAACCGTACAGAACTTTATACCAACACTGGTGATGAGGCTGAGGTTATTCGTTGGTTTGAAAACTACCACCAACTTACCCATGAACAAGTTGAGCCCTATTTATATAAGTTCGAGGGGCAGACGGCTGTAAAGCATTTAATGCGCGTCTCTTCAGGGTTGGATTCATTGATTCTAGGTGAACCTCAAATCTTAGGGCAAGTAAAACAGTCTTTTGTTAAAGCGAAAGAAGCTGGCTCTATTGCCATTACTATTGACCGTTTGTTCCAAAATACGTTTTCGGTTGCCAAAAAAGTGCGCACAGAAACAGAGATTGGTGCTGCTGCTGTGTCGGTTGCGTTTGCTGCTGTGAGTATGGCAAAGCATATTTTTTCATCAATCACCTCAACAAAAGTGTTGCTGATTGGTGCGGGAGAAACGATTGAGTTAGTTGCCAGACATCTAAAAGATAATGGTGTTGCTAGTATGGTGGTGGCAAATAGAACCCTTTCACGAGCTGAAAGCATGTGTCAGGAGTTTGCTGCCAAGGCGATTAAACTGGAACAGATACCAGATTATCTCGCTCAGGCCGATATCGTGATATCATCCACCGCGAGCCCTTTGCCTATTATAGGAAAAGGGATGGTAGAAAAAGCGCTTAAGCAGCGTCGTCATCGACCTATGTTGTTAGTAGATATAGCCGTTCCTCGAGATATTGAAGCTGAAGTTGCTGATCTTGATGATGCTTTTCTCTATACCGTTGATGACCTGCAAAGCATTATTGAACAGAATATGGCCTCACGAAGAGAGGCTGCCGAGCAAGCTGAGATCATTGTTGAAGATGAATCACATCTTTTTATGGAGTGGCTGCAATCGCTAGAGTCGGTTGATAGCATTCGTGAATACCGTACCCAAAGTATGGCGATAAGAGATGAGCTAGTTGAGCGTGCGATTAATAAGTTAGCTCAGGGAGGAGACAGTGAGCAACTATTACTCGAACTGGCCAACAAGCTAACCAATAAATTGATCCATGCGCCAACTCAAGCCTTAACAGCAGCAAGTCGTCAAGGTGACTTGAATAGCATTGGTCAGCTCAGAAGCGCGCTCGGACTAGATAAAAATTAAGGTTACGTTTTAATGAAGGATAGTGTGATTCGCAAGCTTGAAGGCTTGCTTGAGCGTAATGAAGAAGTGTTAGCTTTGCTTAGCGATGCGAGTGTTATCGCCGATCAAGAACGTTTTCGTGCGTTGTCTAAAGAGTATTCTCAGCTTGAAGATGTAGTGAAACACTTTACCGCCTTTCAATTGGCAATGGATGATCTCGCCGCGGCGAAAGAAATGCTCAATGATGATGATCCAGAGCTAAAGGAAATGGCTCAGGATGAGATGAAAGAAGCAAAGTCGGTACTAGAGAGGCTAGAAGATGAGCTTCAAATTTTACTCCTTCCTCAAGATCCTAATGATAATAATAATGCATTCATTGAGATCCGTGCCGGTGCCGGTGGTGATGAGGCGGCTATTTTTGCCGGTGATCTTTTCCGCATGTATAGCCGTTATTGTGAGTCTAGTCGCTGGCAATTAGAAGTGATGAGTGCCAATGAAAGCGAACAAGGAGGTTTTAAAGAAGTCATTGTTAAAGTGTCTGGTGAAGGGGTTTACGGTAAGCTTAAATTTGAATCTGGTGGGCATAGGGTACAACGTGTACCAGAGACTGAATCTCAAGGTCGAGTTCATACTTCAGCATGCACTGTTGCCGTACTGCCTGAAGTGCCTGAAGCGGATGCGATTGAAATAAACAGTGGCGATTTAAAAGTCGACACTTTTCGAGCATCGGGAGCGGGGGGACAACACGTCAACAAAACGGACTCCGCTATTCGTATTACCCATATACCATCAGGTATTGTCGTCGAATGCCAAGATCAACGTTCTCAGCATAAAAACCGGGCCCAAGCCATGAGCGTGCTATCAGCACGTATTCAAGCCGTTGAAGATGAAAAGCGTCGTAGTTCAGAAGAAAGCACTCGCCGTAATCTCGTAGGCAGTGGTGATCGCTCTGAGCGTATTCGTACATATAACTTTCCTCAAGGCCGTGTAAGTGATCACAGAATCAATCTAACTCTGTACCGTTTAAACGAAGTAATGGAAGGTGAGTTAAACGTGATTATCGAGCCGCTAATGCTAGAGAATCAAGCTGATATGTTAGCGGCGTTAGCTGAAGATTAATCTGAGA is a window of Shewanella sp. VB17 DNA encoding:
- the ispE gene encoding 4-(cytidine 5'-diphospho)-2-C-methyl-D-erythritol kinase yields the protein MSNDISLGWPAPAKLNLFLHVNHRREDGYHELQTLFQFVEYGDVLDFKITENSTLTLHSHINDVVADTDNLILRAAKLLKETSGTQKGAEIWLNKCLPMGGGIGGGSSDAATCLVALNALWKTQLSREELAQIGLKLGADVPVFVKGLSAFAEGVGEEFTPVSPQEYWYLILTPDVHVSTASIFQDPDLPRNTPKLDLNTLMSSKWQNDCQELVVKRYPQVAKALDWLIEYAPSRMTGTGACVFGEFELQQQALDALAKLPNSMAGFVTKGTNISPLELRLAQL
- the lolB gene encoding lipoprotein insertase outer membrane protein LolB, with amino-acid sequence MNNLSYFTKIKLFGIILCASLLSACATKIPDNLIPIQVNHVSQAPSWEMQGKLAVNTPDSKVSANLYWLHTPDSNELKLTTMLGTTVLSLTTRQGIAKLEVDGKVYEHNDAQKLLTEITGWSIPVDSLPLWITGQADNNDKIISQDEQLRPNVLLSLSDSPPWQVTFKSWQKQSGAQLPKLLQLTKSQLKLKIQINHWQALAAKAAPAYNQKISK
- the hemA gene encoding glutamyl-tRNA reductase, giving the protein MSLVAIGINHKTATIDLREKVAFSPDEIHEAMKSLAKCTRTGEAVIISTCNRTELYTNTGDEAEVIRWFENYHQLTHEQVEPYLYKFEGQTAVKHLMRVSSGLDSLILGEPQILGQVKQSFVKAKEAGSIAITIDRLFQNTFSVAKKVRTETEIGAAAVSVAFAAVSMAKHIFSSITSTKVLLIGAGETIELVARHLKDNGVASMVVANRTLSRAESMCQEFAAKAIKLEQIPDYLAQADIVISSTASPLPIIGKGMVEKALKQRRHRPMLLVDIAVPRDIEAEVADLDDAFLYTVDDLQSIIEQNMASRREAAEQAEIIVEDESHLFMEWLQSLESVDSIREYRTQSMAIRDELVERAINKLAQGGDSEQLLLELANKLTNKLIHAPTQALTAASRQGDLNSIGQLRSALGLDKN
- the prfA gene encoding peptide chain release factor 1: MKDSVIRKLEGLLERNEEVLALLSDASVIADQERFRALSKEYSQLEDVVKHFTAFQLAMDDLAAAKEMLNDDDPELKEMAQDEMKEAKSVLERLEDELQILLLPQDPNDNNNAFIEIRAGAGGDEAAIFAGDLFRMYSRYCESSRWQLEVMSANESEQGGFKEVIVKVSGEGVYGKLKFESGGHRVQRVPETESQGRVHTSACTVAVLPEVPEADAIEINSGDLKVDTFRASGAGGQHVNKTDSAIRITHIPSGIVVECQDQRSQHKNRAQAMSVLSARIQAVEDEKRRSSEESTRRNLVGSGDRSERIRTYNFPQGRVSDHRINLTLYRLNEVMEGELNVIIEPLMLENQADMLAALAED